The following is a genomic window from Pan paniscus chromosome 6, NHGRI_mPanPan1-v2.0_pri, whole genome shotgun sequence.
ctcaccgcagcctccatatcctgggctcaagcgatcctcccacctcagcttctttatTAGCTCCGACTACAgggctgtgccaccacacctggacagtttgtttgtttgtttgtttgtttcttgagacagagtcttgctttgcctctcaggctggaatggagtggcccaatctcaactcactgcaacctccgcctcctgggttcacacaattcttatgcttcagcctcctgagtagctaggcctaacgggtgtgccaccgcaccaggctgatttttgtatttttagtagagatggggtttctccgtgttgaccaggctggtctccaactcctggtctcaagcgatccacctgcttcagccttctaaagtgctgggattacaggcatgagccaccgcgtctggcatatttcttctatttttaatagagacgagggtcttgctatgttgcccaggcccgtctcaaactcctggcctcaagtgatcctcctgctttggcctcccaatgtgctgggattccaggcataagccaccactctcAGCCACCAGTTGGGTTTTTGTCTCCATCCTGAAGGAGTGGGAGACGCCCTTGATCGGTCTCTGTCCAGCAGAGCCCTCCTGAGGAAGGCATGGCTCTCTGCAGGGTGGGTGCCAGTCCTGAGCTAGGGACGGTCCCTTACCTTCCTCTCTGGGAAGCTGACCTCAGCCGGAGGTCTCTCCTGGTGGTGCCCCTGAGCAGCAACCTGATTTCTGTCCTCAGCTACCTGGCCAATGACATGGAGGAGGACGATGAGGACTCCAAAGAAAACATCTTCCACTTCCTGTATGGGAAGACCCGCTCTCGCATACCCTTGCTCCGTAAGCGTTGGTTCCAGTTAGGCCGTTCCATGAACCCGAGGGCCAGGAAGAACCGCTCTCGCATACCCTTGGTCCGTAAGCGTCGGTTCCAGTTACGCCGTTGCATGAACCCGAGGGCCAGGAAGAACCGCTCTCAGATAGTCCTGTTCCAGAAACGTCGGTTCCACTTCTTCTGTTCCATGAGCGGCAGGGCTTGGGTTTCCCCggaggagttggaggaggtgagtggggcctggggaggtggaggaggtggggaggaattGGGTGGGCTGGAGGATGGATGAGGGGAGAGAGGGGTAACCTGGCGAGTCCCCGTCTTCTCAAAGGGCGTTTGTTTTTCCAGATCCAGGCTTATGACCCAGAGCACTGGGCGTGGGCGCGAGATCGCGCTCGCCTTTCCTAGAGCTCCAGGGACCGTGGAGGCCTGAGGTCATCGGCCTGAGAGAAGGTACATCTGCATCCTCCGGGGTAAAGGCAGAATACTGGGGTCTATTTCGGACATCCGAAGAACCCAATTGCTTGATCCggcttcaagcctgggcaacatggcgagatcccctctccacaaaaatacaaaaattagccaggcgatgtGGGACGCATCTctactcccaactactcaggaggctgaggcgggaggatcgctggagcctggaaGGTCGGGGCCGCACGGAgccctgatcctgccactgcactccagtctgggcgacagagtgagaccctgcctcaaaaataatcataaatactgAGTTTGGGGAGGTTCATTATGATTGACGCACTTGAGTTACCGATTTGGGTCGAGGGTTCAGTGAAGCTTTGGTTTACCTCTTGTGCAGCTAACCACATTGAGCACAGAGCATGAGACTTCATCATGAGGAGGTAGGATTAAGGATTAGGCTTCTGGACTCGTGGTTCGTGATGTTGTCACATTACAAACACATCTAGCATGGTTACAAGTCTGGATCTTAAGTGACACAAAAGGCCCCAGCTGTGATGAAGTCCAAAGCCACATTCTCTGAGGGTGCCCTACTCCCTGGGAAGACCCACCCAAAGTCCTTGCTATGAAGCAGATCACTGGGGCTGACCTTGGGTGTATTAAGTGAGTTTTGGAGTCGTGGTCACCAAAGTGTGAGTTTCACAGTTGAACACGATGGTTCAGAAGCAGGGTATAGAATGAAAGGCAGCAGATAAAATTGCATTTCTCAATTGCTCTGAACTCTAGACTTGACATGAGACGTGAATAACCTTCCTGTCTAGAGAGCTGCCTCCTTGAAGTGTGACATTGTCTCTCTCACTTCCAGAACACCGGACCCAGGGGAGATGTGGATTTTCAGCAGGAACTTTATTCCAATGCTAATGGCAGacaccaggaaggaggagaggaaccaTTTGTGCACATCATCTAGAAGAACCTGGACCATTCTTGATGGAGCTCAATACAGTCATCACGTTGTCCTCCtaggagcaggggtggggggaggggggtggggtccTTCTAGGAGTCCTTGGAGAAAAGTAAGAAACCAGGAGTGTTTCCAGTTCCACCCTTTCCTGCGGTACCACCACCCTTTTTATATTGCTGAATTCCAACCTCCCTGGGGCGGAACCTGGAGGTCCTCTTTCTTACGGACTTGATTGCCACAGTCCAGGAGCATTTGAAGGCACAATGCAGGGGCTCAGATTGGCACAgaattcttttgtgaaatatcagTGCCACAGATTGTAACAGATAGCTTCATGCACACTCTgcattttattggtttgtttgggAAATGTTGGCCATTGAATTATTCATagatttatttcaaatagtttggaaattgttgtacttttgaaaacATGCTGTTCCTGTAGTTTTTTGATGAGAGTTAtagttgttatatatacataaagataattttcttttcatttttaagagacaattctttttatcctaaatattttattatctttaaatttgtttctgt
Proteins encoded in this region:
- the LOC134730682 gene encoding speedy protein E1-like; this translates as MALCRVGASPELGTVPYLPLWEADLSRRSLLVVPLSSNLISVLSYLANDMEEDDEDSKENIFHFLYGKTRSRIPLLRKRWFQLGRSMNPRARKNRSRIPLVRKRRFQLRRCMNPRARKNRSQIVLFQKRRFHFFCSMSGRAWVSPEELEEVSGAWGGGGGGEELGGLEDG